The genomic window GGCGGACGTACTCGTCGAACTCGACGAACGAGCCGGGGTCCACCAGCAGCTCGATGCGCTCGCGCGCGGTCAGCTTGCCCTTCGCGTGCTGCTTGTCGCGGGCGGCGGCCTCGGCGTCGAGGACCGCCTCCTGGTATCGGTCGCGCAGGTCGGCGATCTTGCCGGCGGTCGTGGAGAGGTCGGGCTGGTCCGTCACCGTTCCACCCTAGCGACAGCGCCCCCGCGGACGTTGGAGGGTGGAGACAAGGGGTTGCGGCATCCGCTGTGGGAATCCCTTCGGGCGTAGGGTGTCGCCATGACGCTCCCCACCGCAGGCTTCCCGCTCGCAGCGGCCGTCTCGCCCCGGCTGCAGGTCGTCGAATCGACCGACTCCACCAACGCCCACCTCATCCGCGACCTCGAGCACGATCCCGCCGGTCATCCGCACCTGTCGGTGCTGCTCACCGACGACCAGCGCGCCGGCCGCGGTCGCCTGGACCGGTCTTGGACGACGCCGCCGGGCACGGCGCTGGCGGTGTCGGTGCTGGTGCGCGTGCCCGATCTTCCCGCACACGCGCGCGGCTGGATCCCCCTCGTCGCCGGAGCGGCGATGACGCGCGCGCTGACGGATGTGCTGAGCGGGCACGTCCACAAGGTGGCGCTGAAGTGGCCGAACGACGTGCTGCTGGACGGTGGCAAGGTGTGCGGCATCCTCGCCGAGGTGGTTCCCGGCGATCCTTCGGCGGTCGTCGTGGGGGCAGGGGTGAACACCAGCATGCGCCGGGTCGACCTGCCGGTGCCCACCGCGACGTCGTTCGCCGCAGTGGGGGTGGACGTCGACCTCGACGACCTGCTCGCCCGCTATCTGCGCCACCTCGACGAGCAGCTGGCCGCCCTCGCAGGCACCGGTGGCGACGCCGCGGCATCCGGAGTGCGTGCCGAGGTCGAGGAGCGCTGCGACACGATCGGCCGTGACGTCTCGGTGAGCATGCCCGACGGCGGCGTGCTCGTCGGCCGGGCCGTGCGGCTGGACGCGGACGGCCGCCTCGTGGTCGAGGTCTCCGGAGTGGAGACGATGGTCTCGGCCGGCGACGTCGTGCACGTGCGCTGAGCCGCGGTCCGCGCGCCAGACGCCCGACGTCGGCGGCGCCCGCCACAATGGTGGGGTGACCCAGCCCATGAGCTTCGCGGGGCGTCCGCTGACGCCGGCGCCCGGCGCGCCGACGCCCGAACTGAGAGTGGCGCGCGTGCGAGGGCATGCGCGGCGCATGTTCTGGCCGGCGCTGGTGCTCATCGCCGTGGCCGGGGCGGTCGGCTACTTCTTCGGGCACGTGCCGGCACCCTTCGAGGACTGGATGCTGCCGACCGCGGCGGCGGTCATCGTGCTGATCCTGGTCGTGCTGCCGTACCTGACCTGGCTGTCGCGCACCTACACGATCACGACCCGGCGCGTCATCGCGCGGTCGGGGCTGTTCACCACCCACCGCACCGAAGTCGCCCACGCACGCGGCTACACCATCCGTGAGCGCCGGGGACCGCTGCAGCGGCTGTGGGGGTCGGGCACCCTGATCCTGTCCAATGGCGTGGACGCGCCGGTCGTGTTGAAGAACATCCCCGCGGTGTCGCTCGTGCACGAGGTGCTCGCCGACCAGGTCGAGGTGAGTCAGATCCTCGCGCACCGGGATTCCCACGCCATCCCGACGGTCGCCCAGCCCGCAGGCCCGCCGCCGCCGCTTCCGGGGCGCTGAGCGCCCCGCCACGGCGGCCCCGCGCATGCGGGAGGATGAAGGGGACGAAAGGAGCGGCATGGCGCTGCGTGTCGGAGTCGTGGGCGGGGGCCAGCTGGCCCGCATGTTGATCGCACCGGCGGTGGAGCTCGGGGTCGAGCTGCGGGTTCTCGCGGAGGAGCCGGGCATGGCGGCGTCGCTCGCGGCGACCGCCGTCGGCGACTACCGCGACGCCGAGACGGTGCTCGCCTTCGCGCGGGACGTGGACGTCCTCACCTTCGACCACGAGCACGTGCCGCAGGAGGTGCTCCGCGCCCTCCTGG from Microbacterium sp. zg-Y625 includes these protein-coding regions:
- a CDS encoding biotin--[acetyl-CoA-carboxylase] ligase, encoding MTLPTAGFPLAAAVSPRLQVVESTDSTNAHLIRDLEHDPAGHPHLSVLLTDDQRAGRGRLDRSWTTPPGTALAVSVLVRVPDLPAHARGWIPLVAGAAMTRALTDVLSGHVHKVALKWPNDVLLDGGKVCGILAEVVPGDPSAVVVGAGVNTSMRRVDLPVPTATSFAAVGVDVDLDDLLARYLRHLDEQLAALAGTGGDAAASGVRAEVEERCDTIGRDVSVSMPDGGVLVGRAVRLDADGRLVVEVSGVETMVSAGDVVHVR
- a CDS encoding PH domain-containing protein, encoding MTQPMSFAGRPLTPAPGAPTPELRVARVRGHARRMFWPALVLIAVAGAVGYFFGHVPAPFEDWMLPTAAAVIVLILVVLPYLTWLSRTYTITTRRVIARSGLFTTHRTEVAHARGYTIRERRGPLQRLWGSGTLILSNGVDAPVVLKNIPAVSLVHEVLADQVEVSQILAHRDSHAIPTVAQPAGPPPPLPGR